A region of Antricoccus suffuscus DNA encodes the following proteins:
- a CDS encoding NAD(P)H-dependent flavin oxidoreductase — MSIPTILENRLAIPAVASPLFIISGPELVIAQCKAGVVGSFPSLNARPEPALDEWLSRIESELAEYDKANPDRPSAPYAVNQIVHRSNNRLDHDIEMCVKYKAPIVITSLGAREEVNEAIHSYGGIVLHDVINNKFAHKAIEKGADGLIAVAAGAGGHAGTQSPFALIHEIREWFDGPLLLSGAIGNGNAILAAQAAGADLAYIGSAFIATKEANAAEGYKDMIVGSGADDIVYSNLFTGVHGNYLRESISKSGLNPDDLPQSDPSKMNFGSGGNAKAKAWRDIWGSGQGVGAVKQVVPVAELVQRLQDEYQQARERVGINPAVMAV, encoded by the coding sequence ATGTCGATTCCCACCATTCTCGAAAATCGGTTGGCCATACCGGCCGTCGCCTCGCCCCTCTTCATCATTTCCGGACCCGAACTGGTCATCGCCCAGTGCAAGGCTGGCGTCGTCGGGTCCTTCCCCTCGCTCAATGCGCGGCCTGAACCGGCACTCGACGAATGGCTGTCGCGGATCGAGTCCGAGCTCGCCGAGTACGACAAAGCAAACCCGGACCGCCCATCTGCGCCGTACGCCGTTAACCAAATCGTGCATCGCTCCAACAATCGTCTCGATCACGACATCGAGATGTGCGTCAAATACAAGGCACCGATCGTGATCACCTCGCTCGGCGCTCGCGAAGAGGTCAACGAAGCGATCCATTCGTACGGCGGCATCGTGCTGCACGACGTCATCAATAACAAGTTCGCGCATAAGGCAATCGAGAAAGGCGCGGACGGGCTCATCGCCGTTGCCGCCGGCGCCGGCGGACACGCAGGCACCCAGTCTCCATTCGCACTTATACATGAGATCCGCGAATGGTTCGATGGGCCGCTGCTGCTCTCGGGCGCGATCGGAAACGGTAACGCGATCCTCGCGGCGCAGGCCGCTGGAGCCGATCTCGCCTACATCGGTTCGGCGTTCATCGCGACCAAGGAGGCAAATGCCGCGGAAGGTTACAAAGACATGATCGTTGGCAGCGGAGCCGACGACATCGTCTACAGCAACCTATTCACCGGCGTACACGGCAATTACCTGCGCGAGAGCATCAGCAAAAGCGGTCTCAACCCCGACGACCTGCCGCAGTCCGACCCGTCGAAGATGAACTTCGGCTCCGGCGGCAACGCCAAAGCCAAAGCTTGGCGCGACATCTGGGGCTCGGGTCAGGGCGTCGGCGCCGTCAAGCAGGTTG